The Halomicronema hongdechloris C2206 genome includes a window with the following:
- a CDS encoding acyltransferase family protein, with amino-acid sequence MFKLAISRRLNVLNLVSDKPTSKTWLPSLDGLRAIALLLVFLEHVTGNVFVEDASNDGSISTAFLNFGDAGMGRSGVYLFFVLSSFLLTSQLLRPGIRLKSFQLWINYVYKRLIRVYPLYVFVLVVYTIFSSFQYNIQDFFEHVTLQEAGNHFWTIPVEVKYYILLPSIALIITKLLRRRLSLVLIAFTGISIILKLFESSILSLDRLSLLPHLPIFFIGSIAALIHVDLFSKRDIGVKYKTWMEIVSILSILAILLSYKTAASSFLWNLIFGYEMPEIPSNHWLYILHGLLWSIFLISHLNGRGWIGGLLAWKPLRYIGVISFGMYLWHIAILGYLNAHLAVPSMIKFIAIFCVTSAVSTVTYIMIERPITKFKFPFNQKSYYLTR; translated from the coding sequence ATGTTTAAATTAGCTATTTCTAGAAGGCTAAATGTCCTAAACTTAGTTTCTGATAAACCGACATCAAAAACTTGGCTCCCATCTTTGGATGGATTACGTGCTATTGCACTACTGTTAGTTTTTCTAGAGCATGTCACCGGCAATGTTTTTGTCGAAGACGCTAGTAACGATGGATCTATTTCTACCGCTTTTTTGAATTTTGGTGATGCTGGAATGGGTCGCTCAGGAGTTTATCTGTTTTTTGTACTGAGTAGTTTCCTGTTAACATCACAGCTACTTCGTCCGGGCATAAGACTTAAAAGTTTTCAGCTATGGATTAATTATGTATATAAACGATTGATCAGAGTCTATCCATTATATGTTTTTGTTTTAGTAGTCTATACTATTTTTTCTAGCTTCCAATATAACATTCAAGACTTTTTTGAGCATGTAACTTTACAAGAGGCTGGAAATCATTTCTGGACAATTCCAGTAGAAGTAAAATATTACATATTGCTACCCAGCATTGCACTCATAATAACCAAGCTTTTGAGGCGTAGACTATCGCTAGTTCTTATCGCTTTTACCGGAATTTCAATTATACTAAAGCTATTTGAATCGTCCATTTTGTCTCTGGATCGTTTATCGCTTTTACCTCATTTGCCGATCTTCTTTATTGGTTCTATAGCAGCTTTAATTCATGTGGATTTATTTAGCAAGAGGGACATTGGTGTCAAATATAAGACCTGGATGGAGATAGTATCTATACTTTCAATACTCGCCATACTACTTAGCTATAAAACTGCTGCCAGTTCCTTTCTTTGGAATCTTATTTTTGGCTATGAAATGCCAGAAATTCCTTCAAATCATTGGTTATATATCCTACATGGATTGCTTTGGTCAATCTTTCTGATATCTCACTTAAATGGAAGAGGTTGGATAGGCGGTTTGTTAGCTTGGAAGCCACTACGATATATCGGTGTAATTAGCTTTGGTATGTATCTATGGCATATTGCTATCTTAGGTTATCTAAATGCTCATTTAGCTGTGCCTAGCATGATTAAATTTATTGCTATTTTCTGTGTTACATCAGCTGTTTCTACAGTGACTTACATTATGATTGAGAGACCTATAACGAAATTTAAGTTTCCATTTAACCAAAAATCTTACTACTTGACTAGATAG
- a CDS encoding glycosyltransferase family 4 protein: MKSLILSTSDIEGGAARAAYRLHQGLQAMGSPSQLLVRAKFSGDKSVIVEKSMLTKLGPPMNTLMMRRYPQRQRKLFSSQWFPDAIASQVARLNPDVVNLHWVSNGFLRIETLAKLKKPLFWTLQDMWPFTGGCHYSEACDRYQQACGRCPQLKSNRERDLSRSIWQRKRKAWKGINLTIVTPSHWMADCVRASSLLQHRRVEVIPFCLDTSLYRPLPTALARQALNLPADKRLVLFGALSATSDHRKGFHLLVPALKRLSQQAQWQDTVELAVFGSSAPATPVDLGFKAHYLGSFQDDLSLALIYSAADVMVVPSLYESFGQTTSEALACGTPVVAFNATGPKDVVDHQLNGYLASPYDVDDLAHGIGWILADPERHQRLSLQAREKAEHAFPLRRQAQAYLTLFEQVLSQSAATA; this comes from the coding sequence ATGAAATCTCTTATTTTGAGTACTTCGGACATTGAGGGGGGAGCTGCTAGGGCTGCCTATCGACTTCATCAGGGATTGCAGGCAATGGGCAGTCCCTCGCAGCTGTTAGTAAGAGCTAAATTTAGTGGCGACAAAAGTGTGATCGTTGAAAAATCAATGCTCACTAAGTTGGGGCCACCGATGAATACGCTGATGATGCGGCGATATCCCCAGCGGCAGCGCAAGTTGTTCTCATCCCAGTGGTTTCCGGATGCGATCGCATCTCAAGTTGCCCGTCTCAACCCCGACGTGGTCAATCTTCACTGGGTCAGCAATGGGTTCTTGCGCATTGAGACCCTAGCCAAACTGAAAAAACCCCTGTTTTGGACCTTGCAGGACATGTGGCCCTTCACCGGCGGCTGCCACTATAGCGAGGCCTGCGATCGCTATCAACAGGCCTGTGGTCGCTGCCCCCAACTCAAAAGCAATCGTGAGCGTGATCTCTCTCGGTCAATATGGCAGCGTAAACGCAAGGCCTGGAAGGGCATTAACCTGACCATCGTCACCCCCAGCCATTGGATGGCAGATTGTGTCCGGGCTAGTTCTCTATTGCAGCATCGGCGGGTAGAAGTCATCCCGTTCTGTCTGGATACTTCACTATACCGCCCACTCCCCACAGCCTTGGCCCGTCAGGCCCTGAACCTGCCGGCAGACAAACGCCTCGTCTTATTTGGGGCCCTATCCGCCACTTCCGATCACCGCAAAGGCTTTCATCTACTTGTGCCGGCCCTGAAGCGCCTCAGTCAGCAAGCTCAGTGGCAAGACACCGTTGAGTTGGCCGTCTTTGGTAGCTCTGCCCCGGCTACCCCTGTTGACCTAGGGTTCAAGGCCCATTACCTAGGCTCCTTTCAAGACGATCTAAGCTTGGCGTTGATTTACTCAGCCGCCGACGTCATGGTAGTGCCATCCCTCTACGAATCCTTCGGCCAGACCACTTCGGAAGCCCTAGCCTGCGGTACGCCAGTGGTTGCCTTCAATGCGACGGGGCCTAAAGATGTGGTCGACCACCAACTGAACGGATATCTGGCCAGCCCTTACGACGTCGACGATTTAGCCCATGGCATCGGCTGGATCTTGGCCGACCCGGAGCGACATCAACGGTTGAGTCTACAAGCGCGAGAAAAGGCAGAGCATGCTTTTCCCTTGCGGCGCCAAGCCCAGGCGTACCTAACCCTATTTGAGCAGGTCCTGAGCCAGTCCGCTGCGACTGCTTAG
- the grxC gene encoding glutaredoxin 3: MTLQHRINQWLGRHPETIKAHVEIYTWQTCPYCIRAKLLLWWKGVTFTEYKIDGDGGARLRMAKRAHGRKTVPQIFVNDQHIGGCDQLYALDRQGRLDALLATAPSPEGVLETS; this comes from the coding sequence ATGACTCTTCAACACAGAATTAACCAATGGCTGGGTCGCCACCCAGAAACCATCAAAGCCCATGTGGAAATCTATACTTGGCAGACCTGCCCCTATTGCATTCGAGCCAAGCTATTGCTGTGGTGGAAAGGCGTCACCTTCACCGAGTACAAAATTGACGGCGATGGTGGGGCGCGGTTGCGCATGGCTAAGCGGGCCCACGGCCGCAAAACGGTGCCCCAGATCTTTGTCAACGACCAGCATATTGGTGGCTGTGATCAGCTCTACGCCCTAGACCGCCAAGGCCGCTTAGATGCCCTATTAGCTACGGCCCCTTCCCCAGAGGGGGTCTTGGAGACGTCCTAA
- a CDS encoding tetratricopeptide repeat protein, translated as MTDAITLPIAPAGPGTASVAANVGETRQEGSEYFWFQRGVLLANSQQYAEALVDFEATLALFPTLIEALLYQGVCRLHLRQPAAALASCDRILTLVPHHTQALLFRGVALQQLGQYRQAYAVYDQALEGFCCPLQQHWWHHLPSLITPWQSLWNHILSSRHSVKPLS; from the coding sequence ATGACTGACGCTATTACCCTCCCTATTGCTCCAGCCGGGCCCGGCACCGCTAGTGTCGCTGCTAACGTTGGGGAGACACGCCAAGAGGGAAGCGAGTACTTTTGGTTTCAGCGGGGCGTGCTGTTGGCGAATTCCCAGCAATATGCAGAGGCCTTAGTCGATTTCGAGGCTACCCTGGCCCTGTTTCCCACGCTGATAGAGGCATTGCTCTACCAAGGCGTATGCCGGCTGCATCTGCGACAGCCAGCAGCGGCCCTAGCGAGTTGCGATCGCATCCTAACCCTAGTTCCCCATCATACCCAGGCCCTGCTATTCCGTGGCGTCGCCCTGCAGCAGCTAGGCCAGTATCGTCAGGCTTATGCTGTTTATGACCAAGCCCTTGAGGGTTTCTGTTGTCCTCTGCAGCAGCACTGGTGGCATCATCTGCCCTCCCTAATCACTCCCTGGCAATCTCTCTGGAACCATATCCTCTCCAGTCGCCATTCTGTTAAGCCTCTCAGCTAG
- the glgB gene encoding 1,4-alpha-glucan branching protein GlgB has protein sequence MVCQTPIDQIKRITENQHDNPFEILGSHVLEDQDHHKRWVVRAFLPNADAVWVINPEARRQHPMQSVHHPHFFECEVEADELAMNYLLKIKEGEHERVIHDPYAFKTPLLTDYDIYLFGEGNHHRIYEKMGAHPVEVDGVAGVYFSVWAPNARNVSIIGDFNQWDGRKHQMRRLNGGVWDLFIPELTAGTTYKYEIKNPAGHLYYKSDPYGFQQEVRPNTASVVNDLEYTWGDDDWLEARRHQDPQQEPISVYEVHLGSWLHASADQPPEPGEVVRVSQKPEGRFLTYRELAHTLVPYAKELGYTHIEVLPVAEHPYDGSWGYQVAGHYAPTSRFGTPQDFMYFVDQCHQQGLGVIVDWVPGHFPKDSHGLACFDGSHLYEHADPRKGEHKGWGTLVFNYSRREVSNFLIANALFWFDKYHIDGIRVDAVASMLYLDYDRKDGEWVPNRFGGNENLEVVDFLRQLNYLIFGYYPGVLSIAEESTAWPNVSRPTYIGGLGFNLKWNMGWMHDMLDYFSTDPLYRRYHQNHITFSIWYAFSENFMLALSHDEVVHGKGNLYQKMPGDEWQKLANLRALYGYMYTHPGKKTLFMGMEFGQTSEWNCWLDLDWGLLNQIPHQQLKQFIGDLNALYKSQPALYTDDFSAAGFEWIDCNDADNSVVSFIRQAKDSPDFLVTVCNFTPTPLFDYWVGVPEPGHYQELINSDAEIYGGSDTGNFGGKDTQPWPENPRWPHALSLTLPPLGVLVLKLS, from the coding sequence ATGGTTTGTCAAACCCCCATTGATCAAATCAAACGCATCACAGAAAACCAGCATGACAATCCCTTCGAGATCCTGGGATCCCATGTGCTTGAGGACCAGGATCATCACAAGCGTTGGGTAGTGCGAGCCTTTTTGCCCAATGCCGATGCCGTCTGGGTGATCAATCCGGAAGCACGCCGTCAGCATCCCATGCAGTCCGTCCATCATCCTCATTTCTTTGAATGTGAGGTCGAAGCTGATGAACTGGCCATGAACTATCTCCTCAAGATCAAGGAAGGAGAGCACGAGCGGGTAATCCATGACCCCTATGCCTTCAAGACCCCCCTGCTGACAGACTACGACATTTACCTATTCGGCGAGGGCAATCACCATCGCATCTATGAAAAGATGGGAGCCCATCCCGTGGAAGTCGACGGAGTTGCCGGTGTCTACTTTTCCGTCTGGGCTCCGAATGCCCGTAATGTCTCCATTATTGGCGACTTCAACCAGTGGGATGGCCGCAAACATCAAATGCGGCGGCTGAACGGTGGCGTCTGGGATCTATTCATTCCTGAGTTAACGGCCGGGACAACCTACAAGTACGAGATTAAAAATCCAGCCGGTCATCTTTACTACAAGTCAGATCCCTACGGTTTCCAGCAGGAAGTGCGCCCGAACACGGCCTCTGTCGTCAACGATCTGGAATACACCTGGGGGGATGACGATTGGCTCGAGGCTCGTCGCCACCAGGACCCGCAGCAAGAGCCGATTTCTGTCTACGAAGTGCATTTGGGCTCCTGGCTCCACGCCAGTGCTGACCAGCCCCCCGAGCCAGGAGAGGTGGTTCGAGTCTCCCAGAAGCCAGAGGGGCGATTTCTCACCTATCGGGAACTAGCCCATACCCTGGTTCCCTACGCGAAAGAGCTGGGGTACACTCACATTGAAGTGCTGCCTGTAGCCGAGCATCCCTATGACGGCTCTTGGGGCTATCAGGTAGCCGGGCACTACGCCCCGACGTCCCGATTTGGCACCCCCCAGGACTTTATGTATTTTGTCGATCAGTGCCATCAGCAGGGCCTAGGGGTCATTGTCGACTGGGTGCCTGGGCATTTTCCCAAAGACAGTCACGGGCTCGCCTGCTTTGACGGCTCTCATCTCTATGAACACGCCGATCCTCGCAAAGGGGAACACAAGGGCTGGGGCACCCTGGTCTTCAACTACTCCCGGCGCGAGGTCAGCAACTTTTTGATTGCCAACGCCCTGTTTTGGTTTGACAAGTACCACATCGATGGTATTCGGGTCGATGCCGTGGCCTCGATGTTGTATCTGGACTACGATCGCAAAGACGGGGAGTGGGTGCCGAACCGTTTCGGGGGCAACGAGAATTTAGAGGTCGTCGACTTCCTGCGGCAGCTCAACTATCTAATTTTTGGCTACTATCCAGGGGTGCTCTCCATTGCGGAGGAATCCACGGCCTGGCCCAATGTGTCGCGGCCTACCTACATTGGCGGCCTGGGCTTCAACCTGAAGTGGAACATGGGCTGGATGCACGACATGTTGGACTACTTCAGCACCGATCCCCTCTATCGTCGCTATCACCAAAACCACATTACCTTTTCCATCTGGTACGCCTTCAGTGAAAACTTCATGTTGGCCCTCTCCCACGATGAGGTGGTCCATGGCAAGGGCAATCTCTACCAAAAGATGCCGGGAGATGAGTGGCAGAAACTGGCCAACCTGCGCGCACTCTACGGCTACATGTACACTCACCCTGGCAAGAAGACCCTGTTCATGGGCATGGAGTTTGGCCAGACCAGCGAATGGAACTGCTGGCTAGACCTCGATTGGGGATTGTTAAACCAGATTCCCCATCAACAGCTGAAGCAGTTTATCGGTGACTTGAATGCTCTGTACAAGAGTCAGCCGGCCCTCTACACCGATGATTTCTCTGCCGCCGGGTTTGAGTGGATTGATTGCAACGATGCTGACAACAGCGTGGTGTCGTTTATCCGCCAAGCTAAGGACTCCCCGGACTTCCTCGTGACGGTGTGTAACTTTACCCCGACCCCACTCTTTGACTATTGGGTCGGGGTACCTGAACCCGGCCACTACCAGGAGCTGATTAACAGCGACGCCGAGATCTATGGCGGTAGCGACACGGGCAATTTTGGCGGCAAAGACACCCAGCCCTGGCCGGAGAATCCCCGCTGGCCCCATGCCCTCAGCTTGACCTTGCCTCCCCTGGGGGTGCTGGTATTGAAGCTGTCTTAG
- the murD gene encoding UDP-N-acetylmuramoyl-L-alanine--D-glutamate ligase, translating to MNNAHVIGLGRSGIAAARLLHQDGWHVVLSDRNPAPRWLDQQSALETAGITVRLGYSFDPSEAVNLVVVSPGVPWDSPALIAAREQGLEVIGEMELAWRFLKDRPWVGITGTNGKTTTTALTAAIFQAAGFRAPACGNIGYAACELALSDQVPDWVIAEVSSYQIEAAATLAPQIGLWTTFTPDHLQRHYSLDNYFAIKASLLHRCEARVFNGDDPFLRRRIPDHFSQGYWTSIAGKVPLTSAPTHGSGQATTGPITYLEGGWVICQGQPIVAVDAFQMVGQHNWQNLLLAVTAAHLADIAPAAIAAAVANFSGVPHRLEHICTWQSIDFINDSKATNYDAAAVGLQSVTAPVVLIAGGDAKPGDDQAWLQLIQKKVATVLLIGTAAPDLAHRLDEVGYTAYEIVDTMKRALVRARDLAPAQQARTVLLSPACASFDQYPDFEVRGDHFRRLCLEHC from the coding sequence ATGAATAATGCCCACGTAATTGGCCTTGGCAGATCCGGCATTGCCGCCGCCCGATTGCTGCATCAAGATGGCTGGCACGTCGTCTTAAGCGATCGCAACCCGGCTCCTCGCTGGCTGGACCAGCAGAGCGCCCTAGAAACCGCTGGCATTACCGTGCGCCTAGGCTATAGCTTCGACCCCAGCGAAGCCGTCAATCTGGTGGTGGTCAGTCCGGGCGTGCCGTGGGATAGCCCTGCCCTTATCGCCGCCCGGGAGCAGGGGCTAGAAGTCATCGGCGAAATGGAACTGGCCTGGCGCTTCTTGAAGGATCGGCCCTGGGTCGGCATCACTGGCACCAATGGTAAGACCACCACCACTGCCCTGACTGCAGCTATCTTCCAAGCTGCCGGGTTCCGTGCCCCCGCCTGTGGCAACATTGGCTACGCTGCCTGTGAACTGGCCCTGAGTGATCAGGTACCCGATTGGGTGATTGCAGAGGTCAGCAGCTATCAGATCGAGGCCGCCGCCACCCTGGCTCCCCAAATTGGCCTATGGACCACCTTCACCCCCGATCATCTCCAGCGCCACTATTCCCTAGACAATTACTTTGCCATTAAAGCCTCGCTGCTGCATCGCTGCGAAGCCAGGGTCTTCAATGGAGATGACCCCTTTTTGCGGCGCCGTATTCCTGACCACTTTTCCCAGGGATATTGGACCAGCATCGCCGGCAAGGTCCCCCTGACTTCAGCTCCTACCCATGGCTCCGGCCAGGCCACCACCGGTCCCATCACCTACTTAGAAGGTGGCTGGGTCATCTGCCAAGGACAGCCCATCGTCGCAGTCGATGCCTTCCAAATGGTGGGACAGCATAACTGGCAAAATCTGTTGCTGGCCGTGACCGCTGCCCATCTAGCCGATATCGCACCCGCTGCGATCGCAGCTGCCGTGGCCAATTTTTCAGGGGTGCCCCATCGCCTCGAGCATATCTGCACTTGGCAATCCATCGACTTCATCAACGACAGCAAAGCAACCAACTATGATGCTGCCGCCGTCGGCCTCCAGTCGGTGACAGCCCCGGTAGTTTTAATCGCCGGGGGAGACGCCAAACCTGGGGACGACCAGGCATGGCTCCAGTTGATTCAGAAAAAGGTGGCTACCGTTTTATTGATCGGAACGGCGGCCCCCGACTTGGCCCACCGCCTCGACGAGGTGGGCTACACGGCTTATGAAATTGTCGACACCATGAAGCGAGCCCTGGTCCGAGCTCGGGATTTAGCCCCAGCCCAGCAGGCTCGCACCGTGCTATTGTCTCCAGCCTGTGCCAGCTTTGATCAATACCCTGACTTCGAGGTGCGGGGCGATCATTTCCGCCGACTGTGCCTCGAGCACTGCTAA
- the glyS gene encoding glycine--tRNA ligase subunit beta produces the protein MATFLLEVGTEELPASFVEDAINQWRGSIASALAEELLTPAAVTVYGTPRRLAVVVAGLPERQPDRTDEVKGPPAQAAFQDGQPTRAAEGFARSRGVAVADLEVRDTDKGPFVFVTQSIAGRPAADILPEQVPQWIFGLEGKRFMRWGDGDLRFPRPIRWVVALLDDQVLPFSLENGSEVCPCDRISPGHRVLHPDPVVIAQASTYRETLNQAYVDVDPVSRADHIYQQLQAAASRVNGVPIIAAALLQEVTHLVEWPTAVVGKFDPAFLELPPEVITMEMESHQRYFPVRPNDGSAPLLPYFITVSNGDPAKADIIAAGNARVIRARLSDGKFFFDADRAIALETFSKRLHQVTFEERLGSMADKVDRIVAIADHIATQLSLAAPERQVIQRAAQLCKADLVTQMVGEFPELQGIMGEKYARHQGEADAVAVAIAEHYLPRGADDPLPQTLAGQVVGMADRLDTLVGIFSLGQLPSGSSDPFALRRAANAIVNVTWTAELPINLEQLLVTVIADFTANPNLTVAQPKELEQQLQDFFLQRIRTLLQDELAIDYDLVNAVLGDADADYAQRMLSDLLDARDRARFLHAMRSDGTLERIYETVNRATRLAAQGDLDTDILDPTPVVDPDQFQQPSEQAFLATLQTLLPQTQAAQAQRDYSQLVAGLEQATPVVSRFFDGPDSVLVMAEDAAIRRNRLNLLGLLRNHARVLADFGAIVKS, from the coding sequence ATGGCGACGTTTTTGCTGGAAGTTGGCACCGAGGAGTTGCCGGCCAGCTTTGTAGAGGATGCCATTAACCAATGGCGGGGAAGCATAGCATCGGCGTTGGCCGAGGAGCTCCTGACGCCTGCCGCCGTTACCGTATACGGCACTCCGCGCCGATTAGCAGTGGTGGTAGCAGGGTTGCCTGAACGCCAGCCGGATCGCACCGATGAGGTGAAAGGACCGCCAGCCCAAGCCGCCTTCCAGGATGGTCAGCCTACTCGCGCCGCCGAAGGGTTTGCCCGCTCCCGCGGGGTAGCTGTCGCCGATCTAGAGGTGCGGGACACCGATAAAGGTCCCTTCGTCTTTGTCACCCAGTCTATTGCCGGCCGCCCCGCCGCTGACATCTTGCCGGAGCAAGTGCCCCAGTGGATCTTTGGCCTCGAGGGGAAGCGGTTCATGCGCTGGGGGGACGGTGACCTGCGCTTTCCCCGGCCCATTCGCTGGGTAGTGGCCCTCCTCGACGACCAGGTATTGCCCTTCTCCCTGGAGAATGGCTCAGAGGTGTGTCCTTGCGATCGCATCTCCCCAGGGCACCGAGTCCTCCACCCCGATCCGGTAGTCATTGCCCAAGCCAGCACCTACCGTGAGACCCTGAACCAAGCCTACGTCGACGTCGACCCAGTCAGCCGGGCCGACCACATCTATCAGCAGCTCCAGGCTGCCGCCAGCCGCGTCAACGGCGTCCCCATCATCGCCGCCGCCCTGCTGCAAGAAGTCACCCATCTGGTGGAATGGCCCACGGCCGTGGTGGGTAAATTCGATCCGGCCTTCCTAGAATTACCTCCGGAAGTCATCACCATGGAGATGGAAAGCCATCAGCGCTACTTTCCAGTGCGCCCCAACGATGGCTCCGCCCCCCTGTTGCCCTATTTCATCACGGTCTCCAACGGTGACCCGGCCAAAGCCGACATCATCGCCGCCGGCAATGCCCGGGTGATTCGAGCCCGGCTCTCTGACGGCAAGTTTTTCTTCGACGCCGACCGGGCCATTGCCCTCGAGACCTTCAGCAAGCGACTTCATCAGGTCACCTTCGAAGAACGGCTGGGCTCCATGGCCGATAAGGTCGACCGGATCGTCGCCATCGCCGATCACATCGCCACCCAGCTGTCCCTGGCCGCCCCCGAACGGCAAGTCATCCAACGGGCGGCCCAACTGTGTAAAGCCGACCTAGTCACCCAGATGGTGGGGGAATTTCCTGAGCTTCAAGGCATCATGGGGGAAAAATACGCCCGCCACCAGGGGGAAGCCGATGCCGTGGCCGTGGCCATCGCCGAACATTACCTGCCCCGCGGCGCCGACGACCCCCTACCCCAAACCCTCGCCGGTCAAGTAGTGGGGATGGCCGATCGCCTCGATACCCTGGTGGGAATTTTTAGCCTAGGGCAGTTACCCAGCGGCTCCTCCGATCCCTTTGCCCTGCGTCGAGCCGCCAATGCCATTGTCAATGTCACCTGGACAGCCGAGTTGCCCATCAACCTAGAGCAGCTCCTGGTAACCGTGATCGCAGACTTTACGGCGAATCCCAACCTGACCGTGGCCCAGCCCAAGGAGTTAGAGCAGCAGTTGCAAGACTTTTTCCTGCAACGGATACGGACGCTGCTGCAGGACGAGTTAGCCATCGACTATGACCTAGTCAACGCCGTGCTAGGAGACGCTGATGCCGACTATGCCCAACGGATGCTGAGCGATCTGCTCGATGCCCGGGACCGGGCCCGTTTTCTACACGCCATGCGCTCAGATGGCACCCTGGAGCGAATCTATGAGACGGTGAATCGGGCCACTCGCCTAGCGGCCCAAGGGGACCTCGACACCGACATACTCGATCCCACACCAGTGGTTGACCCAGATCAGTTTCAGCAACCCTCAGAACAGGCCTTCTTGGCAACGTTGCAGACCCTATTGCCCCAAACCCAGGCAGCCCAAGCCCAGCGGGACTACAGTCAGTTAGTGGCTGGCTTAGAACAAGCCACCCCTGTGGTTAGTCGTTTCTTTGATGGGCCAGATAGCGTGCTGGTGATGGCTGAGGATGCAGCCATTCGCCGCAATCGACTTAATCTCCTGGGCTTGCTGCGTAATCATGCCCGCGTATTGGCAGACTTTGGTGCCATTGTTAAAAGTTGA
- a CDS encoding ABC-ATPase domain-containing protein, with amino-acid sequence MATLDSALRQQLHRLDGQSYKAYKSIRGTYEFPDFTLHIDYVQGDPFAAPSQVRLQVPRQTARFPAELYSSPVRAVALADYLTRQVYQVAQQLKSNRGSGKSGLIAIAPPSQAILARTAAQVRDGDLEIRCTVGLPAFGRRIAGRQAAELLCDDLPDILDQALCYDVLDAAALQRHVDTAEDADWLRQQLPQRDLVAFIADGARLPRRSGIDERPLEAEVIPFRSPDSLRVSVDCPHAGTITGMGIPSGITLIVGGGYHGKSTLLRAIETGIYAHIPGDGREQVVCLPAAVKVRAEDGRSVSGVDISPFIKNLPQERSTHAFSTTNASGSTSQAANIMEAVEAGAQALLVDEDTSATNFMIRDRRMQALIAKDREPITPFIDKVRQLYDDYGISTVLVMGGSGDYFDVADTVIALDNYEPREVTAQAQAIARQYVTERQREGGEHFGPITPRVVLPQGIDPSQGRKPVSLKVRQVDQVRFGREDIDLSAVEQLVEPGQVRAMAAAMVYGRQFMDGQRSLAEILSAIMADLDRDGLDCLDDRVSGDLVRFRPQDLAAALNRLRTLTIQPRE; translated from the coding sequence ATGGCTACCCTGGACAGTGCCCTGCGGCAGCAACTTCATCGCCTCGATGGCCAAAGCTACAAAGCCTATAAGTCGATTCGTGGCACCTACGAGTTCCCGGACTTTACCTTGCACATCGACTATGTCCAGGGAGACCCCTTCGCCGCTCCCAGCCAGGTACGGCTGCAGGTGCCCCGGCAAACGGCGAGATTTCCAGCGGAGCTCTACTCTTCGCCAGTACGGGCTGTGGCCCTAGCCGACTATCTCACTCGCCAAGTGTATCAAGTGGCCCAGCAACTCAAGAGTAATCGGGGCTCGGGCAAGAGTGGCCTAATTGCGATCGCACCGCCCAGCCAGGCCATCCTAGCTCGCACCGCTGCCCAGGTTAGGGACGGTGACCTGGAGATCCGCTGCACCGTAGGCCTCCCCGCCTTTGGCCGTCGCATCGCCGGTCGGCAGGCGGCAGAATTGCTCTGCGATGACCTGCCAGATATTCTGGACCAGGCCCTCTGCTACGACGTGCTAGATGCCGCCGCCCTCCAGCGCCACGTGGATACTGCCGAGGATGCCGACTGGCTGCGGCAGCAGTTGCCCCAGCGGGATCTGGTGGCCTTCATCGCCGATGGGGCCCGCTTACCCCGCCGCAGTGGGATCGATGAGCGCCCCCTAGAGGCTGAGGTGATTCCCTTTCGCTCCCCCGACTCGCTGCGAGTCAGCGTCGACTGCCCCCATGCGGGCACTATTACTGGCATGGGCATTCCCAGCGGCATCACCTTGATCGTAGGGGGAGGCTACCACGGTAAGTCCACCCTATTGCGGGCCATCGAGACCGGCATCTATGCCCATATCCCTGGGGACGGCCGCGAACAAGTAGTCTGCCTGCCGGCGGCGGTGAAGGTGCGGGCCGAGGATGGCCGCAGCGTCAGTGGGGTCGATATCTCTCCTTTCATCAAAAACTTGCCCCAGGAGCGCTCCACCCATGCCTTCTCCACCACCAATGCCAGCGGTAGCACCTCCCAAGCCGCCAATATTATGGAAGCCGTCGAAGCCGGAGCCCAGGCTCTGTTGGTGGATGAAGACACCTCCGCCACCAACTTCATGATTCGCGATCGGCGCATGCAGGCCCTAATTGCCAAGGATCGCGAACCCATCACCCCCTTCATCGATAAGGTGCGACAGCTCTACGATGACTACGGCATTTCCACGGTGCTCGTCATGGGGGGCAGTGGCGACTACTTCGACGTGGCCGACACCGTCATCGCCCTAGACAATTATGAGCCCCGCGAGGTCACGGCCCAGGCCCAAGCCATTGCCCGCCAATATGTCACCGAGCGCCAGCGGGAGGGAGGCGAGCACTTTGGGCCTATCACCCCCCGGGTGGTGCTGCCCCAGGGCATTGATCCCAGCCAAGGCCGGAAGCCGGTTAGCCTCAAGGTGCGTCAGGTGGATCAGGTGCGCTTTGGCCGCGAAGACATCGACCTCAGCGCCGTGGAGCAGTTAGTGGAACCGGGGCAAGTGCGGGCCATGGCCGCCGCCATGGTCTATGGTCGCCAGTTTATGGATGGTCAGCGCTCCCTGGCTGAGATTCTGAGCGCGATTATGGCGGATCTCGACCGGGATGGCTTGGATTGTCTAGATGATAGGGTATCTGGCGATCTGGTCCGATTTCGTCCCCAAGACCTGGCCGCCGCCCTCAATCGCTTACGGACGCTGACGATCCAACCCAGGGAGTAG